A genomic window from Labeo rohita strain BAU-BD-2019 chromosome 6, IGBB_LRoh.1.0, whole genome shotgun sequence includes:
- the ip6k2a gene encoding inositol hexakisphosphate kinase 2a — translation MSPAIEVMQTEPQGYLGKGVLLEPFVHQVGGHSCVLRFGEQTICKPLIPREHQFYKSLPAAMRKFTPQYRGVVSVSFEEDEEGNLCLIAYPLHSELGDLENVDPSADLEPNNKIKWVSKMLLDNEGYSKERSRHTRKDKDKSVKREEELEWLKQAEVFYYSLERSNAAGPQLKHNPWSLKCHQQHLQRMKENAKHRNQYKFILLENLTWRYTVPCVLDLKMGTRQHGDDASEEKKAVQIRKCQQSTSASIGVRLCGMQVYHSDTGQLMFMNKYHGRKLTLSGFKEAIFQFFHDGRRLRRELLSPVLRRLRDMQAALEACESYRFYSSSLLIIYDGDPPRSRHSAEDGLSEEEEEEDDDEEEEEEEEEEEEEEEGGAFGFPHGASAASSSSNSGACGGSGSGTSSSAVVRRMARSDSGPVVDVRMIDFAHTTCRHYGEDSVVHEGQDSGYIFGLENLITIISQLEDHSTD, via the exons ATGAGCCCAGCCATCGAGGTGATGCAGACAGAGCCGCAGGGGTATTTGGGGAAAGGGGTGCTCCTTGAACCCTTTGTGCACCAGGTGGGGGGACACTCCTGTGTGCTCCGCTTCGGGGAGCAGACGATATGCAAGCCCCTCATCCCCCGGGAGCACCAGTTTTACAAGAGCCTCCCTGCGGCTATGCGGAAGTTTACACCGCAATATCGAG GTGTGGTGTCGGTGAGTTTCGAGGAGGATGAGGAAGGAAATTTGTGTCTCATTGCATACCCTCTGCACAGTGAACTTGGGGATTTGGAGAACGTGGACCCCTCGGCTGACCTGGAAcccaataacaaaataaaatgggtCAGTAAGATGCTGCTGGACAATGAGGGCTACAGCAAAGAGCGGTCCAGACACACTCGGAAGGATAAGGACAAGAG TGTGAAACGTGAGGAGGAGCTGGAGTGGCTCAAGCAGGCCGAGGTGTTCTACTACAGCCTGGAGAGGAGCAATGCTGCCGGCCCACAGCTCAAGCACAACCCCTGGAGCCTCAAGTGCCACCAACAACACCTGCAGAGGATGAAGGAGAACGCAAAACACCGTAACCAATACA AATTCATCCTACTGGAGAACCTGACATGGCGCTACACAGTTCCTTGCGTGCTTGATCTAAAGATGGGCACGAGGCAGCACGGGGACGACGCCTCTGAAGAAAAGAAGGCCGTCCAGATCCGCAAATGTCAGCAGAGTACGTCCGCCAGCATCGGAGTCCGCCTCTGCGGCATGCAG GTCTACCATTCAGACACAGGGCAGCTCATGTTCATGAACAAGTACCACGGCCGTAAGCTGACCCTGTCTGGCTTCAAAGAGGCCATCTTTCAGTTCTTCCACGACGGGAGGCGCCTAAGACGCGAGCTCCTGTCGCCGGTGCTGCGAAGGCTGCGGGACATGCAAGCAGCCCTGGAGGCCTGCGAAAGCTACCGCTTTTACTCTAGCTCGCTCTTGATAATATACGACGGAGACCCTCCGCGATCACGCCACTCCGCAGAGGATGGGCTTTcggaagaggaggaagaagaagatgacgatgaggaggaggaagaagaggaggaagaagaggaagaagaagaggagggCGGTGCTTTTGGATTCCCTCACGGCGCAAGTGCGGCCAGCAGCAGTAGCAATAGCGGCGCTTGTGGCGGCAGCGGTAGTGGCACCAGCAGCTCCGCTGTGGTGCGACGCATGGCCAGGTCAGACAGCGGCCCGGTAGTGGACGTTCGCATGATTGACTTTGCCCACACCACGTGTCGGCACTACGGCGAGGACAGTGTAGTCCACGAGGGCCAGGATAGCGGTTACATCTTCGGATTGGAAAATCTCATCACTATCATTTCGCAGCTAGAGGACCACAGCACAGATTAA